The following are encoded together in the Streptomyces sp. NBC_01465 genome:
- a CDS encoding esterase-like activity of phytase family protein: protein MSPRVLKRSVAVGLPLALLAAVAVAGTATGAPGHGHGTARVTGTAVLGDIPLGTFSNTLLPGTVGNDRGVDLGGIGSDIYPAGRQGEFWTVTDRGPNGQIKIDGAKRRTFPVPGFDPAIVKVRTEHGKLKVLQAIPLTTRSGAAVTGLSNQQGRDEAPYSYDAKSPLSYNPNGLDTEGIVRAKDGSFWLVDEYGPSLVHVSARGQVLTRYVPKGLHLTGTDYPVVESLPAILLQRKINRGFEGLAQLPGGDLVLAVQSPLSVPDTAAGEGSLNVRLLRFSTKHRAVTAEYAYRFDPVNVVDPSEDDTSELKVSSVVAIGGDSLLVEERTDKAARLQRVTLPHGKGILGSAWDSAATSPSYEQLADPSAAGVPVLRKRLVVDLGTVPGVPGKIEGVALAGHNTLALINDNDFGMTDGAGAFDAQGRLVDSGIKTVLTYLRLPEGR, encoded by the coding sequence ATGTCCCCGCGTGTTCTCAAGCGTTCCGTCGCTGTGGGACTGCCGCTCGCCCTGCTCGCCGCCGTCGCGGTGGCCGGCACCGCCACCGGAGCCCCGGGACACGGGCACGGCACCGCCCGGGTCACCGGCACCGCGGTGCTCGGCGACATCCCGCTGGGCACCTTCTCCAACACGCTGCTGCCCGGGACCGTCGGCAACGACAGGGGCGTCGACCTCGGCGGCATCGGGAGCGACATCTACCCGGCGGGCCGCCAGGGCGAGTTCTGGACGGTGACCGACCGCGGCCCCAACGGACAGATCAAGATCGACGGCGCGAAGCGGCGCACGTTCCCGGTCCCCGGTTTCGACCCGGCGATCGTGAAGGTGCGCACGGAGCACGGCAAGCTGAAGGTGCTGCAGGCGATACCGCTGACCACCCGGTCGGGCGCGGCCGTGACGGGCCTTTCGAACCAGCAGGGCCGCGACGAGGCTCCGTACTCCTACGACGCGAAGTCCCCGCTCTCGTACAACCCGAACGGTCTCGACACCGAGGGCATCGTGCGGGCGAAGGACGGCAGCTTCTGGCTGGTCGACGAGTACGGCCCCTCCCTGGTGCACGTGTCGGCGCGCGGGCAGGTCCTCACGCGCTACGTCCCCAAGGGGCTGCACCTGACCGGCACCGACTACCCGGTGGTCGAGTCGCTGCCCGCCATCCTGCTCCAGCGCAAGATCAACCGCGGTTTCGAGGGGCTGGCCCAACTCCCGGGCGGCGACCTGGTGCTGGCGGTGCAGAGCCCGCTGTCGGTGCCCGACACCGCGGCCGGTGAAGGATCGCTCAACGTCCGGCTGCTGCGCTTCTCGACCAAGCACCGGGCCGTCACGGCCGAGTACGCCTACCGGTTCGACCCGGTGAACGTGGTCGACCCGAGCGAGGACGACACCTCCGAGCTGAAGGTCTCCTCGGTCGTGGCGATCGGCGGCGACAGCCTCCTGGTGGAGGAGCGCACCGACAAGGCGGCCCGGCTGCAGCGCGTCACCCTGCCGCACGGCAAGGGCATCCTGGGCAGCGCCTGGGACTCCGCGGCGACTTCGCCCTCGTACGAGCAGCTGGCCGACCCCTCGGCCGCGGGCGTGCCGGTGCTGCGCAAGCGCCTGGTCGTTGATCTCGGTACGGTCCCGGGCGTGCCCGGAAAGATCGAGGGAGTCGCCCTGGCCGGGCACAACACCCTCGCGCTGATCAACGACAACGACTTCGGGATGACGGACGGGGCCGGCGCCTTCGACGCGCAGGGGCGCCTGGTCGACAGCGGGATCAAGACGGTTCTGACCTACCTCCGACTGCCCGAGGGCCGCTGA
- a CDS encoding TetR/AcrR family transcriptional regulator: protein MEAVLGAAVALLDEAGEPALTLRALAARLGTGVGSIYWYVSGKDELLDRAIDHVLGGVLTAVEGQTDSGDPIDDLRLMAEKLFDAIVDRPWLGGRFMRDINVQGNSLRLYEELGRQTLRLDLTPRERFYAVSAIVGVVVANAADLGQEPPAEVVDGIVGREEFLGRYAQTWRELDAEEYPFVRDIVEEFDGHDDKEQFLAALDLTLAGLRIQAGA, encoded by the coding sequence ATCGAGGCCGTTCTCGGTGCGGCGGTGGCCCTCCTCGACGAGGCGGGTGAGCCGGCGCTGACCCTGCGCGCCCTCGCGGCCCGGCTCGGCACCGGCGTCGGCAGCATCTACTGGTACGTCTCGGGCAAGGACGAGCTGCTCGACCGGGCCATCGACCATGTGCTCGGTGGGGTGCTGACCGCCGTCGAGGGGCAGACCGACAGCGGCGACCCGATCGACGACCTGCGCCTGATGGCCGAAAAGCTCTTCGACGCGATCGTGGACCGGCCCTGGCTGGGCGGGCGCTTCATGCGCGACATCAACGTCCAGGGAAATTCGCTGCGGCTCTACGAAGAGCTGGGGCGGCAGACGCTGCGACTCGACCTCACACCACGGGAGCGGTTCTACGCCGTGTCGGCGATCGTGGGGGTCGTGGTCGCCAACGCCGCCGACCTGGGGCAGGAGCCGCCGGCGGAGGTGGTCGACGGCATCGTGGGCCGCGAGGAGTTCCTCGGTCGCTACGCCCAGACGTGGCGTGAGCTCGACGCCGAGGAGTATCCGTTCGTGCGCGACATCGTCGAGGAGTTCGACGGGCACGACGACAAGGAGCAGTTCCTCGCGGCGCTGGATCTGACGCTGGCGGGCCTCCGCATCCAGGCCGGAGCCTGA